One genomic region from Gemmatimonadota bacterium encodes:
- the atpG gene encoding ATP synthase F1 subunit gamma yields the protein MAKGRELKGRIKSVENTRKITRTMEMVATSKMKRAQDRVVGARPYARSLAEVISDLYSPDLAEQFPLLRQPAHVRRAAVLLLTSNRGLAGAFNANLIKEARVLVQRLESDGTQVELHIVGRKGIGFFRYLGRELATARTDITDRPTASDARGLADSLIENFTNRALDAVYVVYAKFNSALSTPATAEQVLPVTPPKRTGIARDYILAPSADAILTELLPLYVRNSIYRALVETVAGEQSARRTAMKNATDNASDMINVLRRTYNRARQAQITQEIAEIVGGAAALE from the coding sequence ATGGCGAAAGGACGAGAGCTTAAAGGCCGCATCAAATCCGTCGAGAACACGCGCAAGATCACGCGCACGATGGAAATGGTCGCGACGTCGAAGATGAAGCGCGCGCAGGACCGCGTTGTCGGCGCGCGGCCGTATGCACGGTCGCTCGCGGAGGTCATCTCCGATCTGTATTCACCGGACCTGGCGGAGCAATTCCCGCTGCTCCGCCAGCCGGCGCATGTACGACGCGCCGCCGTGCTGCTCCTGACGTCGAATCGCGGCCTGGCCGGCGCATTCAACGCGAACCTGATCAAGGAAGCGCGCGTGCTCGTACAGAGGCTCGAGTCCGATGGTACTCAGGTCGAGCTGCACATCGTCGGGCGCAAGGGCATCGGATTCTTCCGGTATCTCGGCCGCGAGCTCGCCACTGCGCGCACCGACATCACCGACAGGCCGACCGCGAGCGATGCTCGCGGCCTCGCCGATTCACTGATCGAGAACTTCACAAACCGCGCGCTCGATGCCGTGTATGTCGTGTACGCCAAGTTCAATTCGGCGCTCTCGACACCGGCTACGGCGGAGCAGGTGCTTCCCGTCACACCACCGAAGCGCACCGGCATCGCGCGGGATTACATCCTCGCGCCATCGGCCGACGCGATTCTGACAGAGCTGCTTCCGCTCTACGTACGCAATTCGATCTACCGCGCGCTCGTCGAAACAGTGGCGGGTGAGCAGAGTGCACGACGTACCGCAATGAAGAACGCAACGGATAACGCAAGCGACATGATCAACGTCCTTCGCCGCACGTACAACCGTGCACGCCAGGCACAGATCACGCAGGAAATCGCCGAGATCGTCGGCGGTGCAGCAGCACTGGAATAA
- the atpA gene encoding F0F1 ATP synthase subunit alpha, translating into MATDTALRPGEIKDILLREIEAADLNDLKVEEVGTVLEVKDGIARIYGLSKAMAGEMLNVTSSETGELITALALNLEEDNIGAVILGDYLILKEGDQVRRTGRVLEVPVGPELIGRVVDALGRPLDERGPINAKHTRKVESEAPGIIVRQPVKEPLQTGLKAVDSMIPIGRGQRELIIGDRGTGKTAIAIDTILNQKGTGVVCVYVAIGQKASTVAAVVDRLRSSGAMDYTIVVVASAADPAPMQYIAPYSGCAMAEYFMYNEGKATLCVYDDLSKQAAAYRQISLVLRRPPGREAYPGDVFYLHSRLLERAAKLSEDKSVVDGKTIFAPGGSLTALPIIETQAGDVSAYIPTNVISITDGQIFLEADLFYSGVRPAVNVGISVSRVGGSAQTKAMKGVAGRLRLDLAQYRELEAFASFASDLDAATKKQLDRGARTVEILKQPQYQPMPVELQVMVIYAVTNGFVDEVPVAEIRDWEHGFLAFMSAQFPQVGDKIRTEKALSKDLEAELKRAIERYNATRKKPA; encoded by the coding sequence ATGGCCACTGACACCGCGCTCCGTCCTGGCGAAATCAAGGACATTCTCCTTCGTGAGATCGAAGCCGCTGACCTCAATGACCTCAAGGTCGAGGAAGTAGGAACGGTCCTCGAAGTGAAAGACGGCATTGCCCGCATTTACGGCCTTTCCAAGGCGATGGCGGGTGAGATGTTGAACGTCACCTCGTCCGAGACCGGCGAGCTCATCACCGCCCTGGCGCTGAACCTCGAAGAGGACAACATCGGCGCCGTGATCCTGGGCGATTACCTGATCCTCAAGGAAGGCGACCAGGTCCGCCGCACCGGTCGCGTGCTCGAGGTCCCCGTCGGACCCGAGCTCATCGGCCGCGTCGTCGATGCACTGGGTCGCCCGCTCGACGAGCGCGGCCCCATCAACGCCAAACACACCCGCAAGGTGGAGAGCGAGGCGCCTGGCATCATCGTTCGCCAGCCGGTAAAGGAGCCGCTCCAGACCGGTCTCAAGGCTGTCGACTCGATGATCCCGATCGGCCGCGGCCAGCGTGAGCTGATCATCGGCGATCGCGGCACCGGCAAGACGGCAATTGCGATCGACACCATTCTGAACCAGAAGGGAACCGGTGTAGTCTGCGTTTACGTCGCGATCGGGCAGAAGGCCTCTACCGTGGCCGCCGTGGTCGATCGCCTGCGCAGCTCGGGGGCGATGGATTACACCATCGTCGTCGTTGCGAGCGCCGCCGACCCCGCGCCAATGCAGTACATCGCGCCGTACTCGGGATGCGCGATGGCCGAGTACTTCATGTACAACGAAGGCAAGGCGACGCTGTGCGTGTACGACGATCTGTCCAAGCAGGCCGCGGCCTACCGCCAGATCTCCCTCGTCCTGCGCCGTCCGCCTGGACGTGAGGCGTATCCGGGCGACGTGTTCTATCTGCACAGCCGTCTGCTCGAGCGTGCCGCAAAGCTCAGCGAGGACAAGAGCGTCGTCGACGGCAAGACGATCTTCGCCCCGGGTGGATCGCTCACCGCGCTTCCGATCATCGAGACGCAGGCTGGCGACGTTTCGGCGTACATCCCGACCAACGTGATCTCGATCACCGATGGTCAGATCTTCCTCGAAGCCGATCTGTTCTACTCGGGCGTTCGTCCCGCGGTGAACGTCGGTATCTCCGTGTCGCGTGTCGGTGGTTCGGCGCAGACCAAGGCGATGAAGGGTGTCGCCGGTCGTCTCCGCCTCGATCTCGCGCAGTACCGCGAGCTGGAAGCATTCGCGTCGTTCGCATCAGACCTCGACGCGGCGACCAAGAAGCAGCTCGATCGTGGAGCGCGTACCGTCGAGATCCTCAAGCAGCCGCAGTATCAACCGATGCCGGTCGAGCTGCAGGTGATGGTGATCTACGCGGTGACGAATGGATTCGTGGACGAGGTTCCGGTTGCGGAGATCCGCGACTGGGAACACGGGTTCCTGGCATTCATGTCGGCGCAGTTCCCGCAGGTCGGCGACAAGATTCGCACGGAAAAGGCGCTCTCCAAGGATCTCGAAGCCGAGCTCAAGCGCGCGATCGAACGCTACAACGCAACGCGGAAGAAGCCGGCCTGA
- a CDS encoding AraC family transcriptional regulator: protein MTSVIDSASPAFPCILVYAGRERSRAFVRAAFPRRRCHTVLVRNLEEFEAAIRRELIDAVVIDLAAQGDTHWTLAARAVDFPSTPFFGLLPLRTTDAEAVAHAAALGFADVLCEQIDEASARDIIAPLSYSSRFARALTDAPDPLGFTSETQRKTWRAIVLHAGRPVTTTTLAAVMGVTREHLSRNFARDRGANLKRVIDLVRLISAAELSKNPGYDVRDVAAVLGFASSSHLAVTTQRIASTRPASLSGLRTIDLVDRFVQGRTRSRVAGKGGL, encoded by the coding sequence ATGACGTCCGTGATCGATTCCGCGTCTCCGGCATTCCCGTGCATTCTTGTTTATGCCGGCCGCGAGCGTTCGCGCGCGTTCGTGCGCGCCGCGTTTCCGCGACGGCGCTGTCACACCGTGCTCGTACGCAACCTCGAGGAGTTCGAAGCAGCAATACGGCGCGAGCTCATCGATGCTGTGGTCATCGATCTTGCCGCACAGGGTGACACGCACTGGACGCTTGCTGCACGCGCCGTGGATTTTCCGAGTACGCCGTTCTTCGGTCTGCTCCCTCTCCGCACCACGGACGCCGAAGCCGTCGCGCACGCCGCGGCGCTCGGTTTTGCAGACGTGCTATGCGAGCAGATCGACGAGGCCAGCGCGCGCGACATCATTGCGCCGCTGAGCTACTCGTCACGCTTCGCCAGAGCGCTGACGGACGCGCCGGACCCGCTCGGTTTCACCAGCGAGACTCAACGGAAAACCTGGCGGGCGATCGTGCTCCATGCGGGGCGGCCCGTGACGACGACCACCCTTGCGGCGGTGATGGGTGTCACGCGGGAACATTTGAGTAGAAACTTCGCCCGCGACCGGGGAGCCAATCTCAAGCGGGTCATCGACCTGGTCCGGCTCATTTCGGCAGCAGAGCTGTCCAAGAATCCGGGGTACGACGTCCGGGATGTCGCGGCGGTGTTGGGATTCGCCTCCTCATCCCACCTCGCGGTGACGACCCAGCGCATAGCGAGCACTCGACCGGCGTCCCTTTCTGGTCTCCGCACTATCGACCTCGTGGATCGGTTCGTTCAGGGCAGAACCAGGAGTCGAGTTGCAGGAAAAGGGGGCTTGTGA
- a CDS encoding ABC transporter ATP-binding protein: MIRLDDVYKSFGDKKVLEGFTLEVDEGETMVIIGYSGTGKSVAIKHIVGLLLPDSGTVFVDGLEVPDLPREQLYDLRGRIGYVFQFAALFDSLTVGENVAMALRKMRTMSEKEIAERVTESLALVDLPDAESKYPAELSGGMRKRVGIARAIAKRPKYILYDEPTTGLDPVTSAVIDELMIRMRQKLGVTSVVITHDMRSAYSVGTRIAMLYEGKVRQVGTVAEIQQTTDPVVRQFIEGKPSLDAALAGV; encoded by the coding sequence ATGATCAGACTCGACGACGTTTACAAATCCTTCGGTGACAAGAAAGTGCTCGAGGGGTTCACGCTTGAAGTCGACGAGGGAGAAACGATGGTGATCATCGGCTATTCCGGCACCGGTAAGTCGGTCGCCATCAAGCACATCGTCGGCCTCCTTCTGCCGGATAGCGGCACTGTCTTTGTCGACGGACTCGAAGTGCCTGATCTGCCGCGCGAGCAGCTATACGACCTGCGCGGTAGAATCGGCTACGTATTCCAGTTCGCAGCACTGTTTGATTCGCTAACCGTAGGGGAGAACGTCGCGATGGCGTTGCGAAAGATGCGCACGATGTCTGAGAAGGAAATCGCGGAACGCGTCACCGAATCGCTCGCCCTTGTGGATCTTCCTGACGCCGAGTCTAAATATCCCGCGGAGCTCTCGGGCGGAATGCGCAAGAGAGTCGGAATCGCGCGCGCAATCGCCAAACGGCCCAAATACATTCTGTACGATGAGCCGACGACCGGGCTCGATCCCGTGACTTCGGCGGTCATCGACGAGCTCATGATTCGCATGCGCCAGAAGCTCGGCGTCACGAGCGTCGTCATCACGCACGACATGCGCAGCGCGTACAGCGTCGGCACTCGCATCGCCATGCTGTACGAGGGTAAGGTGCGGCAGGTCGGGACAGTCGCCGAGATTCAGCAAACCACTGATCCCGTCGTGCGACAGTTCATAGAAGGCAAGCCGAGTCTGGACGCAGCTCTGGCGGGCGTCTAA
- a CDS encoding glycosyltransferase family 2 protein, producing the protein MSSLICSVIVPARDCAAMLRESLSSLGASTLPRDQWELIVVDDGSTDETAATAAAFADRVLRLPDGPLGPAAARNRGAEVAQGVFLVFVDADVCVRPDVLTGFVNAFGADERIAAVFGAYDTDPRAAGLVSQYRNLLHHYVHLTSYGDAETFWAGCGAVRRSAFLAAGMFDEQRFPRPQIEDIELGYRLVANGDRILLRPEIQGTHLKHWTLRRMLATDFKDRAVPWMLLLLERRNSGRPGTLNVRHTEKILTALVGVALAGVAVAAILVDPRWLLLSLGCIVCVILGNLTLLRWFAERRGGRFALAVIPLRLAFYIVSGTGAVWAMFVHITGWRRTSAPSLRGALQ; encoded by the coding sequence GTGAGCTCGTTGATCTGCTCCGTGATCGTTCCCGCGCGCGATTGCGCAGCCATGCTGCGTGAATCGTTGTCCTCGCTCGGTGCGAGTACACTGCCGCGCGATCAGTGGGAACTGATAGTGGTGGATGACGGCAGTACCGACGAGACTGCGGCAACCGCCGCCGCTTTCGCTGATCGTGTCTTGCGTCTTCCCGACGGGCCACTCGGACCGGCGGCCGCAAGAAATCGTGGCGCAGAAGTCGCACAGGGTGTGTTCCTCGTATTTGTCGATGCAGATGTGTGCGTGCGTCCCGACGTACTGACCGGGTTCGTCAATGCATTTGGCGCCGATGAGCGCATCGCCGCGGTGTTCGGTGCATACGACACCGACCCGCGCGCCGCGGGCCTGGTGTCACAGTATCGCAATCTGCTGCACCATTACGTTCATCTTACCAGTTACGGTGACGCGGAAACGTTCTGGGCTGGATGCGGTGCGGTTCGGCGGTCTGCGTTCCTCGCGGCCGGCATGTTCGACGAGCAGCGATTCCCGCGCCCGCAGATCGAGGACATCGAACTTGGCTACAGACTGGTTGCCAACGGCGACAGAATCCTGCTCCGTCCGGAAATTCAGGGTACGCACCTCAAGCACTGGACTCTTCGGCGCATGCTTGCGACGGATTTCAAGGACCGCGCGGTCCCGTGGATGCTGCTCCTGCTCGAGCGTCGCAACTCGGGACGGCCGGGAACGCTCAACGTGCGGCACACGGAGAAGATCCTGACCGCACTTGTGGGCGTGGCGCTGGCGGGAGTTGCCGTTGCCGCAATCCTCGTCGACCCGCGCTGGCTGTTACTGTCGCTGGGCTGCATCGTGTGTGTGATACTGGGAAACCTCACACTGCTCCGATGGTTCGCCGAGCGAAGGGGGGGCCGGTTCGCGCTTGCCGTGATTCCGTTACGGCTGGCCTTCTATATTGTCAGCGGAACTGGAGCAGTCTGGGCAATGTTTGTACATATTACCGGGTGGCGCCGGACCTCCGCTCCGTCGCTTCGCGGCGCTCTACAATGA
- a CDS encoding polysaccharide deacetylase family protein, whose protein sequence is MKAVIMYHSLDRSGSPISLDPETFGRHVRWLASGRVRVVPLERLSGDSAQGDAVALTFDDAFLNFATVAAPLLAEYDLPSTLFVVSGCAGGTNAWGGVAHPRIPTLDLLDWDAICALARDGVAIGAHTRSHPRLGAIGDTRMTDEIAGSSEDILRHVGMRPATFAYPFGDVNEAAARCARAHYAYACTTDLRILSAREDPALLPRLDAYYLRKPGTLESWGSPAFSRFVRRRALARRLRSRIRETMQSSGKVA, encoded by the coding sequence GTGAAGGCGGTCATCATGTATCACTCGCTGGATCGTAGCGGATCGCCGATCTCGCTCGATCCGGAGACGTTCGGGCGCCATGTTCGGTGGCTTGCGTCAGGCCGCGTTCGTGTGGTGCCGCTCGAGCGACTATCCGGCGACTCTGCCCAGGGCGATGCGGTGGCTCTTACATTCGACGACGCATTTCTCAACTTCGCGACGGTGGCGGCCCCGTTGCTCGCGGAATACGATCTACCATCGACACTCTTTGTTGTATCCGGCTGTGCCGGCGGCACCAACGCGTGGGGTGGCGTGGCACATCCACGCATACCGACACTGGATCTGCTCGACTGGGACGCGATCTGCGCACTTGCTCGCGACGGTGTAGCGATCGGTGCACACACACGCTCGCATCCGCGACTCGGCGCGATCGGCGATACGCGGATGACGGATGAGATTGCGGGCTCTTCCGAGGATATTTTGAGACACGTCGGAATGCGCCCCGCAACATTCGCGTACCCGTTCGGGGATGTGAACGAGGCCGCAGCCCGGTGCGCTCGGGCCCACTACGCCTACGCGTGCACCACGGATCTTCGCATTCTGTCGGCGAGAGAGGATCCGGCGCTGCTCCCACGTCTCGACGCTTACTACCTCAGGAAGCCCGGAACTCTCGAATCGTGGGGTTCGCCGGCGTTCAGTCGATTCGTTCGGCGGCGTGCGCTCGCGCGTCGGTTGCGCAGTCGTATTCGAGAAACCATGCAAAGTTCAGGGAAGGTCGCGTGA